From one Triticum urartu cultivar G1812 chromosome 3, Tu2.1, whole genome shotgun sequence genomic stretch:
- the LOC125546930 gene encoding trans-resveratrol di-O-methyltransferase-like, which translates to MSPAHWRGGASKLTKLTLSQVPTPIKHIVMDANRDSSLATDDELLQAQAELWNHVFAYTKSMSLRCAVELGIPDAVHRRGGSITVPDLVAELSLPPSRTPYLRRLMRLLAHAGFFDAGPAPDTYGLTLLSRLLVSAPGAGQGLSPFALAMLHPIIVSPSMSLAAWFRASDDAARVPFATAHGGREFYAVAKENPEFGAAFNEAMASDGRFVMDLIVRGHGQDLFRGLASLVDVGGGSGGAARAIAAAFPQVKCSVLDLPHVVASVPPGDGGVEFVAGDMFERVPKADAVLLKWILHGWGDEECVKILRRCREAVPAGGRVIVMDLVVGSSPADARATETQLLWDVMMMGVVGSPERDEREWRKIFDDAGFSGYKILAILGIRSVIEVYP; encoded by the exons ATGTCACCGGCACACT GGCGTGGTGGCGCCTCTAAATTAACCAAACTCACGCTCTCCCAAGTCCCAACACCAATCAAGCACATTGTCATGGACGCTAACCGTGACTCCAGCCTCGCCACCGACGACGAGCTCCTCCAAGCGCAGGCCGAGCTGTGGAACCACGTCTTCGCGTACACCAAGTCTATGTCCCTCCGGTGCGCCGTCGAGCTCGGCATCCCCGACGCCGTCCACCGCCGCGGCGGCTCCATCACCGTGCCCGACCTCGTCGCCGAGCTCTCCCTGCCCCCCTCCAGGACGCCCTACCTGCGCCGCCTCATGCGTCTGCTCGCGCACGCCGGTTTCTTCGACGCCGGGCCAGCGCCAGACACCTACGGGCTCACCCTGCTCTCGCGCCTCCTCGTCTCGGCGCCCGGCGCGGGGCAGGGCCTCTCGCCGTTCGCGCTCGCCATGCTGCACCCGATCATCGTGTCCCCGTCCATGTCGCTGGCGGCGTGGTTCCGCGCGTCCGACGACGCGGCGCGCGTGCCGTTCGCGACCGCGCACGGCGGGCGCGAGTTCTACGCGGTGGCGAAGGAGAACCCGGAGTTCGGCGCGGCGTTCAACGAGGCCATGGCGTCCGACGGCCGCTTCGTGATGGACCTGATCGTGCGCGGCCACGGGCAAGACCTGTTCCGGGGGCTCGCCTCGCTGGTGGACGtcggcggcgggtccggcggcgCCGCCAGGGCCATCGCCGCCGCGTTCCCCCAGGTCAAGTGCAGCGTCCTGGATCTGCCGCACGTCGTCGCGAGCGTCCCGCCGGGCGACGGGGGCGTGGAGTTCGTCGCCGGGGACATGTTCGAGCGCGTCCCGAAGGCCGACGCCGTCCTCCTCAAG TGGATTTTGCACGGGTGGGGGGACGAGGAGTGCGTGAAGATACTGCGGCGGTGCAGGGAGGCGGTGCCGGCCGGCGGCAGGGTGATCGTGATGGACCTGGTGGTGGGGTCGAGCCCGGCGGACGCGAGGGCCACGGAGACGCAGCTGCTGTGGGACGTGATGATGATGGGAGTGGTGGGGAGCCCGGAGCGGGACGAGCGCGAGTGGCGCAAGATATTCGACGACGCGGGATTCAGCGGCTACAAGATCCTGGCCATCCTCGGGATCCGGTCGGTGATCGAGGTGTACCCTTAg